From the Halalkalicoccus sp. CGA53 genome, one window contains:
- a CDS encoding Rieske (2Fe-2S) protein has product MATDTTAEFVEVASLSDLESEGRALVSADGQAIALFHHEVEVYAVDNRCPHMGFPLTRGTVDDGILTCHWHHARFELERGDTFDPWADDVQTFPVRIDGDTVSLDPDPEPTVPPETRWRNRLADGLQEDLSLVMAKAVIGLDDHGEGFTTPLETAVRFGTRYRNSGWGRGLTTLGCTATIYDHVGGRDKRRAMSTGVREVADDSAGEPPRFEQRAFESRSIPRDRLLSWFRESIEVRDRAGSERCLLTAIATLPPEGVAELLFTAATDHRYMDAGHTLDFVNTAFEVLDHVGWEGHADAVLASTVPRLTGATRSEELSSWRQPVDIADLCADAEDLLPDLVAAGEGTEWHRPEGFVETLLSEDPHTVIDALTEAIAAGATVRELADAVARAATRRVAYFATNNEFNDWNTVHHTFTYANAVHRAAAKTDTRNLYRGCFDGAMSVYRDRFLNTPRAPLPEPGESDRDPATIREELLESFDEQGQVERAARLVSEHFDAGGDPTDLKRTLGRGLLREDAGFHTIQSVEAAFQRFDAVESEEERRLALVATARYMAAHFPTRRRNEQTFSIATRLHRGERLHEAE; this is encoded by the coding sequence ATGGCGACGGATACCACGGCCGAGTTCGTCGAGGTCGCCTCGCTCTCCGACCTCGAATCGGAGGGGCGTGCGCTCGTCTCGGCCGACGGCCAGGCGATCGCGCTGTTTCACCACGAGGTTGAGGTCTACGCCGTGGACAACCGCTGTCCACACATGGGCTTCCCGCTGACGAGGGGCACCGTCGACGACGGGATCCTCACCTGTCACTGGCACCACGCCCGGTTCGAACTGGAGCGAGGCGACACGTTCGACCCCTGGGCCGACGACGTCCAGACGTTTCCCGTCCGGATAGACGGCGACACGGTCTCGCTCGACCCCGACCCCGAGCCGACGGTGCCACCCGAGACGCGCTGGCGGAACCGGCTCGCGGACGGGCTCCAGGAGGACCTCTCGCTCGTGATGGCGAAGGCGGTGATCGGCCTCGACGACCACGGCGAGGGCTTTACCACCCCGCTCGAGACCGCCGTCCGGTTCGGGACCCGGTACCGGAACTCGGGCTGGGGTCGGGGACTGACCACGCTCGGCTGTACCGCGACGATCTACGACCACGTCGGCGGGCGCGACAAACGCCGGGCGATGTCCACGGGCGTCCGCGAGGTGGCCGACGACAGCGCCGGCGAGCCACCCAGGTTCGAACAGCGCGCGTTCGAGAGCCGTTCGATCCCGAGAGACCGCCTCCTGTCCTGGTTCCGCGAGTCGATCGAGGTGCGCGACCGTGCCGGTTCCGAACGGTGTCTGCTGACGGCCATCGCGACGCTTCCTCCCGAGGGGGTCGCGGAGCTGCTGTTCACCGCGGCGACGGACCACCGCTACATGGACGCGGGTCACACCCTCGACTTCGTCAACACGGCGTTCGAGGTGCTCGACCACGTCGGATGGGAGGGCCACGCCGACGCGGTGCTCGCCTCGACGGTCCCCCGGCTCACGGGCGCGACCCGATCGGAGGAACTCTCCTCGTGGCGACAGCCGGTCGACATCGCCGACCTCTGTGCCGACGCCGAGGATCTCCTCCCGGACCTCGTCGCCGCGGGCGAGGGAACGGAGTGGCATCGTCCCGAGGGATTCGTCGAGACGCTGCTCTCGGAGGACCCCCACACGGTGATCGACGCGCTCACCGAGGCGATCGCCGCGGGCGCCACGGTGCGAGAACTCGCGGACGCGGTCGCCCGCGCGGCGACGCGGCGGGTCGCCTACTTCGCGACGAACAACGAGTTCAACGACTGGAACACGGTGCATCACACGTTCACCTACGCGAACGCGGTCCACCGGGCGGCCGCGAAGACCGATACCCGGAACCTCTACCGGGGCTGTTTCGACGGCGCGATGTCGGTCTACCGCGATCGATTCCTGAACACCCCACGCGCCCCGCTGCCCGAACCCGGCGAGTCGGATCGCGATCCGGCGACGATCAGGGAGGAGCTGTTGGAGAGCTTCGACGAACAGGGCCAGGTCGAGCGCGCCGCACGCCTCGTGAGCGAACACTTCGACGCCGGGGGCGACCCGACCGACCTGAAGCGGACGCTCGGACGGGGACTGCTCAGAGAGGACGCCGGCTTCCACACGATCCAGAGCGTCGAGGCGGCGTTCCAGCGATTCGACGCCGTCGAGAGCGAGGAGGAGCGACGGCTCGCGCTGGTGGCGACCGCCCGGTACATGGCCGCGCACTTCCCGACCCGCAGGCGAAACGAACAGACGTTCTCGATCGCGACCCGGCTGCATCGGGGCGAACGGCTCCACGAGGCCGAGTGA
- the dnaK gene encoding molecular chaperone DnaK: MASNKILGIDLGTTNSAMAVMEGGDPEIIVNAEGDRTTPSVVAFTDDDERLVGRPAKNQAVQNPERTIRSIKRHMGEEDYTVEVEGEEYTPEQISAMILGKLKRDAEEYLGDEVEKAVITVPAYFNDRQRQATKDAGEIAGFEVERIVNEPTAASMAYGLDDDSDQTVLVYDLGGGTFDVSVLDLGGGVYEVVATNGDNDLGGDDWDRAIIDHLAEEFQKDHGIDLREDRQALQRLTEAAEEAKIELSSRKETDINLPFITATDSGPVHLEESLTRAKFESLTSDLIERTVGPTEQALSDAGYDAGEIDEVILVGGSTRMPQVSEQVEELVGSEPKKNVNPDEVVALGAAIQAGVLGGEVDDIVLLDVTPLSLGIEVKGGLFERLIEKNTTIPTEESKIFTTAAANQTSVQVRVFQGEREIAEENELLGEFMLSGIPPAPAGTPQIEVTFNIDENGIVNVAAEDKGTGSSEEITIEGGAGLSDEEIERMQEDAEQYAEEDRERRERIEARNDAESALTRAGTLLEENEENVDDELAEEIEAAMDDLEAVLEDEESETEELREATEELSTALSEIGKQMYQQQAAQQAAGAGGAGADFDPEDMAGGPGAGASAGPDAGAGPGSDGEYVDADFEDVGEEDDDGDQ, translated from the coding sequence ATGGCGAGTAACAAGATCCTCGGAATCGACCTGGGGACGACGAACAGCGCGATGGCGGTGATGGAAGGCGGCGACCCCGAGATCATCGTCAACGCCGAGGGCGACCGGACGACGCCCTCGGTCGTCGCGTTCACCGACGACGACGAGCGGCTCGTCGGTCGACCGGCGAAGAACCAGGCGGTCCAGAACCCCGAGCGCACGATCCGATCGATCAAGCGTCACATGGGCGAGGAGGACTACACCGTCGAGGTCGAGGGCGAGGAGTACACGCCCGAGCAGATCTCGGCGATGATCCTCGGCAAACTCAAGCGCGACGCCGAGGAGTATCTCGGCGACGAAGTCGAGAAGGCGGTGATCACCGTCCCGGCGTACTTCAACGACCGGCAGCGCCAGGCGACGAAGGACGCCGGCGAGATCGCCGGCTTCGAGGTCGAACGCATCGTCAACGAGCCGACCGCCGCGTCGATGGCCTACGGGCTCGACGACGACTCGGACCAGACGGTGCTCGTCTACGACCTCGGCGGGGGCACCTTCGACGTCTCGGTGCTGGACCTCGGCGGCGGCGTCTACGAGGTCGTCGCGACGAACGGCGACAACGACCTCGGCGGGGACGACTGGGACCGAGCGATCATCGACCACCTCGCCGAGGAGTTCCAGAAGGACCACGGGATCGACCTCCGCGAGGACCGCCAGGCGCTCCAGCGACTGACCGAGGCCGCCGAGGAGGCGAAGATCGAACTCAGCAGTCGAAAGGAGACCGACATCAACCTACCCTTTATCACGGCGACGGACTCCGGACCCGTTCACTTAGAGGAGAGTCTCACCCGCGCGAAGTTCGAGTCGCTCACCTCCGACCTGATCGAGCGGACCGTCGGGCCGACCGAGCAGGCGCTCTCCGACGCCGGCTACGACGCGGGCGAGATTGACGAGGTGATCCTCGTCGGTGGGTCGACCCGGATGCCGCAGGTCTCGGAGCAGGTCGAGGAGCTCGTCGGTTCGGAGCCGAAGAAGAACGTCAACCCCGACGAGGTCGTCGCGCTCGGCGCGGCGATCCAGGCCGGCGTTCTGGGTGGGGAGGTCGACGACATCGTCCTGCTCGACGTCACTCCCCTGAGCCTCGGCATCGAGGTCAAAGGCGGGCTCTTCGAGCGGCTGATCGAGAAGAACACGACCATACCGACGGAGGAGTCGAAGATCTTCACGACCGCGGCGGCGAACCAGACCTCGGTGCAGGTGCGGGTGTTCCAGGGCGAGCGCGAGATCGCCGAGGAGAACGAACTGCTCGGCGAGTTCATGCTGAGCGGTATCCCGCCGGCGCCGGCCGGAACGCCGCAGATCGAGGTGACGTTCAACATCGACGAGAACGGGATCGTGAACGTCGCCGCCGAGGACAAGGGCACCGGCTCCAGCGAGGAGATCACGATCGAGGGCGGCGCGGGGCTCTCGGACGAGGAGATCGAGCGGATGCAGGAGGACGCAGAGCAGTACGCCGAGGAGGACAGAGAGCGCCGCGAACGGATCGAGGCGCGCAACGACGCCGAGTCGGCGCTCACCCGTGCGGGCACGCTGCTCGAGGAGAACGAGGAGAACGTCGACGACGAGCTCGCAGAGGAGATCGAGGCCGCGATGGACGACCTCGAAGCGGTCCTTGAGGACGAAGAGAGTGAGACCGAGGAGCTCCGGGAGGCGACCGAGGAGCTGAGCACGGCGCTCTCCGAGATCGGCAAGCAGATGTACCAGCAACAGGCCGCCCAGCAGGCCGCGGGCGCCGGCGGCGCGGGTGCGGACTTCGACCCCGAGGACATGGCCGGCGGGCCGGGTGCCGGTGCCAGCGCTGGCCCCGATGCCGGGGCCGGACCCGGCAGCGACGGCGAGTACGTCGACGCCGACTTCGAGGACGTCGGCGAAGAGGACGACGACGGCGACCAGTAG
- a CDS encoding nucleotide exchange factor GrpE, translating to MTDEHDATPSEVAEDDATGTEEREGDGEVGIEAESNQGEVSEGETVGTEEDPASSERVDELEAELIDREERIDDLEADLAEREERIEELESSLRRVQADFQNYKKRRQRQEDQLRETATEDLVSRLVGVRDNLVRALSQDEEADIRPGVESTLSEFDRVLEEENVRAIEPEPGTEVDPQRHEVMMRVESDRPEGTVEELYTPGYEMGEKVLRAAQVTVSDGEETG from the coding sequence ATGACCGACGAGCACGACGCGACCCCGTCCGAAGTCGCCGAGGACGACGCCACGGGAACCGAGGAGCGAGAGGGTGACGGGGAGGTCGGAATCGAGGCGGAATCGAACCAGGGAGAGGTGAGCGAGGGAGAGACGGTCGGCACGGAGGAGGATCCGGCGTCGTCGGAGCGGGTCGACGAACTGGAGGCGGAACTGATCGATCGCGAGGAGCGGATCGACGACCTCGAAGCCGACCTCGCCGAGCGCGAGGAGCGAATCGAGGAGCTCGAATCGAGTCTCCGGCGGGTACAGGCCGACTTCCAGAACTACAAGAAGCGGCGACAGCGCCAGGAGGACCAGCTCCGCGAGACGGCGACCGAGGACCTCGTGAGCCGGCTCGTCGGCGTCCGGGACAACCTGGTTCGAGCCCTCTCACAGGACGAGGAGGCCGACATCCGCCCCGGCGTCGAGTCGACGCTCTCGGAGTTCGACCGCGTGCTGGAGGAGGAGAACGTCCGGGCGATCGAACCCGAACCGGGTACCGAGGTCGACCCGCAGCGTCACGAGGTGATGATGCGAGTCGAGAGCGACCGACCCGAGGGGACCGTCGAGGAGCTCTACACCCCCGGCTACGAGATGGGCGAGAAGGTGCTCCGGGCGGCGCAGGTGACGGTGAGCGACGGCGAGGAAACCGGCTGA
- a CDS encoding DEAD/DEAH box helicase family protein produces MALTLDYESGTIRVEGEGEILDSVPFVETDDRSLTGRAPAFRYADLCSYLDREGIRYEDRVLETRPLSGLASSYDLRPYQREALADWRENDDRGVIELPTGSGKTVIAIAAIESLSTPTLVVVPTLDLLSQWHEVLGTEFDVPIGQFGGGLQDETAITVSTYDSAYLKADSVGDRFGLVIFDEVHHLGGEGYRQVARLLAAPARMGLTATFERPDGAHETIEELVGPVVHRLSAEDLAGEHLAPYDVKRIEVELTEEERAAYEREQSTFVEYLRTANVRMTRGSDYQELVKRSGNDPRAREALLAKQRARDLMMNSEAKVDLLGELLDRHREDRVIVFTAHNDLVYRLSEAFLIPAITHRTGTRERREILERFREGTYSRIVASNVLDEGVDVPDANVAVVLSGSGSEREFTQRLGRVLRPKDDGGRAILYEVVSRETAEENVAARRR; encoded by the coding sequence ATGGCGCTCACCCTCGACTACGAGAGCGGGACGATCCGGGTCGAGGGCGAAGGTGAGATCCTCGACTCGGTGCCGTTCGTCGAGACCGACGACCGCTCGCTCACCGGTAGAGCGCCGGCCTTCCGCTACGCCGACCTGTGTAGCTACCTCGATCGAGAGGGAATCCGCTACGAGGACCGCGTCCTCGAAACCCGTCCGCTTTCTGGGCTCGCCTCCTCGTACGACCTTCGCCCGTATCAGCGCGAGGCGCTCGCCGACTGGCGGGAGAACGACGACCGGGGCGTGATCGAACTCCCGACCGGGAGCGGGAAGACGGTCATCGCGATCGCCGCGATCGAGTCGCTCTCGACCCCGACACTCGTCGTCGTCCCGACGCTCGACCTGCTCTCGCAGTGGCACGAGGTCCTCGGTACCGAATTCGACGTCCCGATCGGGCAGTTCGGCGGCGGCCTGCAGGACGAGACGGCGATCACGGTCTCGACGTACGACTCGGCCTACCTCAAAGCCGACTCGGTGGGCGACCGCTTCGGGCTGGTGATCTTCGACGAGGTCCACCACCTGGGAGGTGAGGGATACCGGCAGGTCGCACGTCTGCTCGCCGCACCGGCTCGAATGGGGCTCACCGCGACGTTCGAGCGGCCTGACGGCGCCCACGAGACGATCGAGGAGCTCGTCGGTCCGGTCGTCCACCGGCTCTCGGCCGAGGACCTCGCGGGCGAGCACCTCGCACCGTACGACGTGAAGCGGATCGAGGTCGAGCTGACGGAGGAGGAACGGGCCGCCTACGAGCGCGAGCAGTCGACGTTCGTCGAGTATCTCAGGACCGCGAACGTCCGGATGACTCGCGGAAGCGATTATCAGGAACTCGTCAAGCGCTCCGGGAACGACCCGAGAGCCCGGGAGGCGCTGCTCGCGAAGCAGCGAGCCCGGGACCTGATGATGAACAGCGAGGCGAAAGTCGATCTCCTGGGGGAGCTGCTGGACCGCCACCGCGAGGACCGGGTGATAGTCTTCACCGCGCACAACGACCTCGTCTACCGGCTTTCGGAGGCGTTTCTGATCCCCGCGATCACCCACCGGACGGGAACGAGAGAGCGCCGCGAGATCCTCGAACGCTTCCGTGAGGGCACCTACTCGCGTATCGTCGCCTCGAACGTGCTGGACGAGGGCGTCGACGTCCCGGACGCGAACGTCGCGGTCGTGCTCTCGGGCAGCGGGAGCGAACGGGAGTTCACCCAGCGACTCGGCCGGGTCCTCCGGCCGAAAGACGACGGCGGCCGGGCGATACTCTACGAGGTCGTGAGCAGGGAGACGGCGGAGGAGAACGTCGCGGCGCGCAGACGGTGA
- a CDS encoding class I SAM-dependent methyltransferase, producing the protein MESDPFGRALRDHHLGGREDPLVDRDGDRTREQPIERWYFDEFDGDPFLERWLDGPLLDMGAGVGRQTLYFQERFETVAIEVGQRLVDTMHERGVEDARLADMFALRETFERDRFRSALAIGTQVCLAGSMSGLRRFLADLAHVTTPDATAVIDSYDPTLAATAETFGYRADPAPGLAHRIYHCEYGEWVGETLLFRGFSPDRLREAAIGTDWRVAEVNPHPPEEPVQFRAALVKR; encoded by the coding sequence ATGGAGTCGGACCCGTTCGGCCGGGCGCTCCGCGATCACCACCTCGGGGGACGCGAGGACCCGCTCGTCGACCGTGACGGCGATCGAACCCGAGAGCAACCGATCGAGCGGTGGTACTTCGACGAGTTCGACGGCGACCCGTTCCTCGAACGGTGGCTCGACGGGCCGCTGCTCGACATGGGTGCGGGCGTCGGGAGACAGACGCTCTACTTCCAGGAACGGTTCGAGACGGTCGCGATCGAGGTGGGCCAGCGCCTCGTCGACACGATGCACGAACGGGGCGTCGAGGACGCCCGCCTCGCGGACATGTTCGCGCTACGCGAGACGTTCGAGCGCGATCGGTTCCGATCGGCGCTCGCGATCGGTACGCAGGTCTGCCTCGCGGGGTCGATGAGTGGGTTGAGACGGTTTCTCGCCGACCTCGCACACGTGACGACGCCCGACGCGACGGCGGTGATCGACAGCTACGACCCGACGCTCGCGGCGACGGCGGAGACGTTCGGCTACCGCGCGGACCCTGCACCCGGCCTCGCCCACCGTATCTACCACTGCGAGTACGGGGAGTGGGTGGGTGAGACGCTCCTCTTTCGGGGCTTCAGCCCCGACAGACTCCGCGAGGCCGCGATCGGAACGGACTGGCGCGTCGCCGAGGTGAACCCACATCCGCCGGAAGAGCCCGTCCAGTTCCGGGCGGCGTTAGTCAAGCGATAG
- a CDS encoding long-chain-fatty-acid--CoA ligase, with amino-acid sequence MNVPLTTLEFFDRAVDRYGDAVGVIADDGTEYTYGEFAERVHRLANALAERGVSPGDRVALLATNTHYFLETLFATNLVGTVNVPMNYRLTPEDYGYILRDSEAVAVIADHELAGKVEAVRDDVPTETVLGYRAAEIDGEWEDYEEALAEASSEAPERPEIAEDDDATINYTSGTTGDPKGVVRTHRTEHYHAMLVTAHMELRDDDTYLWTLPMFHCNGWGHTYAVTGIGGTHVCQRAFDPGETFRRIGEYDVSYLCGAPTVLNRLIDHHEATELETTGDREVRITTAGSAPPVATIRAVEEEFGWRLLHLYGLTETAPLIATSNAPRRLGAGDPFEIKPKQGAAVLGTEIRVVDDEGRDVPRDDQTIGEIVVRGNQVMDRYLGKPEATEEAFSAKVSGYFHTGDLATIDPHGMVTIQDREKDIIISGGENISSIEVEDQLYDHPDVAKAAVIPVPSEEWGETPKALVVPREGAEPSGDEILSFLRERLARYKVPSSVEFVSDLPETATGKIQKYELRQEYWEGEERMIG; translated from the coding sequence ATGAACGTTCCACTGACGACGCTCGAGTTCTTCGACCGGGCGGTGGATCGCTACGGCGACGCGGTGGGAGTGATCGCCGACGACGGCACCGAGTACACCTACGGCGAGTTCGCGGAGCGAGTCCACCGGCTAGCGAACGCGCTGGCCGAACGGGGCGTCTCCCCGGGCGATCGGGTCGCGCTTCTCGCGACGAACACCCACTACTTCCTGGAGACGCTGTTCGCGACGAACCTCGTAGGGACGGTGAACGTTCCGATGAACTACCGACTCACGCCCGAGGACTACGGCTACATCCTGCGCGACAGCGAGGCGGTCGCGGTGATCGCGGACCACGAACTCGCGGGGAAGGTCGAGGCGGTGAGAGACGACGTCCCGACGGAGACGGTCCTCGGCTACCGGGCGGCCGAGATCGACGGCGAGTGGGAAGACTACGAGGAGGCGCTCGCGGAGGCATCCTCCGAGGCACCCGAACGGCCGGAGATCGCCGAGGACGACGACGCGACGATCAACTACACCTCCGGGACGACCGGCGACCCGAAGGGTGTGGTGAGGACCCATAGAACGGAACACTACCACGCGATGCTCGTCACCGCGCACATGGAGCTTCGCGACGACGACACCTACCTCTGGACGCTGCCGATGTTCCACTGCAACGGCTGGGGCCACACCTACGCCGTGACGGGGATCGGGGGCACGCACGTCTGTCAGCGGGCGTTCGACCCGGGCGAGACGTTCCGGCGGATCGGAGAGTACGACGTCTCGTACCTCTGTGGCGCGCCCACGGTGTTGAACCGGCTGATCGACCACCACGAGGCGACCGAATTGGAGACGACCGGCGATCGCGAGGTGCGGATCACGACCGCCGGGAGCGCACCGCCGGTGGCGACGATCCGCGCGGTCGAGGAGGAGTTCGGATGGCGGCTGCTACACCTCTACGGGCTGACCGAGACCGCACCGCTGATCGCGACGAGTAACGCCCCCAGACGCCTCGGCGCGGGCGACCCGTTCGAGATCAAGCCGAAACAGGGCGCCGCCGTACTCGGAACCGAGATCCGCGTCGTCGACGACGAGGGTCGGGACGTCCCGCGGGACGACCAGACGATCGGCGAGATCGTCGTCCGGGGGAACCAGGTGATGGACCGGTACCTGGGAAAGCCCGAGGCGACCGAGGAGGCGTTCTCGGCGAAGGTCTCTGGGTACTTCCACACCGGCGACCTCGCGACGATCGACCCCCACGGGATGGTGACGATCCAGGACAGGGAGAAGGACATCATCATCTCGGGTGGGGAGAACATCTCGAGTATCGAGGTCGAGGATCAGCTCTACGACCACCCGGACGTGGCGAAGGCCGCGGTGATCCCCGTTCCGAGCGAGGAGTGGGGCGAGACGCCGAAGGCGCTGGTCGTCCCGCGCGAGGGTGCCGAGCCGAGCGGCGACGAGATACTGTCGTTCCTGCGCGAGCGACTGGCCCGGTACAAGGTCCCCTCGAGCGTCGAGTTCGTCTCCGACCTCCCCGAGACCGCGACCGGAAAGATCCAGAAGTACGAACTCAGACAGGAGTACTGGGAGGGCGAGGAGCGGATGATCGGGTAG
- a CDS encoding DUF790 family protein, which translates to MLRKEHLRVSRAGGGYHLQFAGREHRPLAARVIGTFQGHVGQPRERLEEALAEREAGAEDFKLVRGLAALLERECTFETRAPIDPERARRVAFEEAEVVGVASDRERDEALSRAGERLRADPDEVSESLYADLEGRQVLTEIGDRYDPDSLLAQYDLSLAQTALFDATEVRVRSSDPRTLVSAAKRLGLLYEVERTPDGRELVLTGPDTVFGATRRYGTRFARLLRSVASTEKWSLTATVDDYGTERTLELSEEDLRVPEAEPVTEVSYDSAVEAEFATRFSALDLDWELIREPEPLETGASVMIPDFAFDYRFSSLRVFFEIMGFWTPEYVEKKLGQLEDVEEVDLIVAYDASLGVGDELGERDVRAIPYTGRIRVKDVRDALRTYERDLEAESAAALPESLAPEEDVLPIADLADSLGVSERALSPVSFPEHECVGRTLVRPAVLDRIDAEIEGGESLSAVEEVLKSHDVSETSAVLSRLGYRIAWQGLGSGTLEPVE; encoded by the coding sequence ATGCTCAGGAAGGAGCACCTCCGCGTCTCGCGGGCGGGCGGGGGATACCACCTCCAGTTCGCCGGCCGCGAGCACCGCCCGCTCGCCGCGCGCGTGATCGGCACCTTCCAGGGCCACGTCGGCCAGCCACGCGAACGGCTGGAGGAGGCGCTGGCCGAGCGCGAGGCCGGGGCGGAGGACTTCAAACTCGTCCGCGGGCTGGCGGCACTACTCGAACGCGAGTGTACGTTCGAGACCCGCGCGCCCATCGACCCCGAGCGCGCCCGCAGGGTGGCGTTCGAGGAGGCGGAAGTCGTCGGCGTCGCGAGCGACCGCGAACGGGACGAAGCGCTCTCGCGAGCGGGCGAGCGGCTTCGAGCCGACCCCGACGAAGTCTCGGAGTCGCTCTACGCCGACCTGGAGGGCCGGCAGGTTCTCACGGAGATCGGCGACCGGTACGACCCGGACTCGCTCCTCGCGCAGTACGACCTCTCGCTCGCCCAGACCGCGCTCTTCGACGCGACGGAGGTCCGCGTGCGGTCGTCCGATCCCCGGACGCTCGTCTCGGCCGCCAAGCGCCTCGGCCTGCTCTACGAGGTCGAGCGAACCCCCGATGGCCGCGAACTCGTTCTGACCGGCCCGGACACCGTCTTCGGGGCGACCCGACGGTACGGCACCCGGTTCGCCCGGCTCCTCCGGAGCGTCGCGAGTACCGAGAAGTGGTCGCTCACGGCGACGGTCGACGACTACGGGACCGAGCGGACGCTCGAACTCTCCGAGGAGGACCTGCGGGTTCCGGAGGCAGAGCCAGTGACGGAAGTCTCCTACGACAGCGCGGTCGAGGCGGAGTTCGCGACGCGTTTCTCGGCGCTCGACCTCGACTGGGAGCTGATCCGCGAGCCGGAACCGCTCGAGACCGGCGCGAGCGTGATGATCCCGGACTTCGCGTTCGACTACCGCTTTTCGAGCCTCAGAGTGTTCTTCGAGATCATGGGTTTCTGGACCCCGGAGTACGTCGAGAAGAAACTCGGCCAGCTCGAGGACGTCGAGGAGGTCGACCTGATCGTCGCCTACGACGCCTCGCTCGGCGTCGGCGACGAGCTGGGAGAACGGGACGTTCGGGCGATCCCGTACACCGGCCGCATCCGGGTGAAGGACGTTCGGGACGCCCTTCGGACCTACGAGCGCGACCTCGAAGCCGAGAGCGCGGCCGCCCTCCCGGAGTCGCTCGCGCCCGAGGAGGACGTCCTCCCGATCGCCGACCTCGCCGACAGCCTCGGCGTGAGCGAGCGCGCTCTCTCCCCGGTCTCGTTTCCCGAGCACGAGTGCGTCGGCCGGACGCTCGTTCGACCGGCGGTCCTCGACCGGATCGACGCGGAGATCGAGGGCGGCGAGTCGCTCTCTGCCGTCGAAGAGGTCCTGAAATCACACGACGTGAGCGAGACGAGCGCCGTGCTCTCGCGGCTCGGCTACCGGATCGCCTGGCAGGGTCTCGGCTCGGGGACGCTCGAACCAGTTGAATAA
- a CDS encoding DUF7122 family protein, translating into MSDDRNGGDRDGRQENVGERFDRLPVTGAERVVPGRPTREEVLAYFDERFGIPPETFEGHTFWEKGAGKLWAYAGEADSEMEIEALGITLLRTRQEHWKPTTSAALRFGGAATENVIELGESEASAFVRGHDQRVEWDGDWGYLIAAHDLAGALEPLGVGLYLHGELRSVVPKGRQWE; encoded by the coding sequence GTGAGCGACGACCGAAACGGGGGCGACCGGGACGGGAGACAGGAGAACGTGGGCGAGCGGTTCGACCGGCTCCCGGTCACGGGCGCGGAGCGGGTCGTTCCCGGGAGGCCGACGCGCGAGGAGGTGCTCGCGTACTTCGACGAGCGCTTCGGGATCCCCCCCGAGACCTTCGAGGGCCACACGTTCTGGGAGAAGGGCGCGGGGAAGCTCTGGGCGTACGCGGGGGAGGCCGATTCCGAGATGGAGATCGAAGCGCTCGGGATCACGCTCCTTCGCACCAGACAGGAACACTGGAAACCCACGACGAGCGCCGCGCTTCGCTTCGGCGGCGCAGCGACGGAGAACGTGATCGAACTCGGCGAGAGCGAGGCCAGCGCGTTCGTCCGGGGACACGACCAGCGCGTGGAGTGGGACGGCGACTGGGGCTACCTGATCGCCGCTCACGACCTCGCCGGCGCGCTCGAACCGCTCGGCGTCGGACTCTACCTCCACGGCGAACTCAGATCCGTCGTACCCAAGGGTCGACAGTGGGAGTAG